The following are encoded together in the Vanrija pseudolonga chromosome 7, complete sequence genome:
- the esiB_1 gene encoding Secretory immunoglobulin A-binding protein EsiB: MTTDSSPPVPAASLADSNATNVAAPTGGMAAILAHDFTATYPAPYPKLQISTDNGLRVVATAEHPRPFSNALAVDADAAAYPALVLLAAEELAGSLIGLTPGDDGPLLAEKLAMRAATAGQTDGYDLVGRLNRTGNAFGRLHPDDARLSFAALAAGASAGDRACAARFAHNAHYMLPGTLPPDEADATQAKAARVLDELLAGGAPDAELAFLKAQMLRDGTGYEKDYAAARRFVQIAADAGSAEAELELYRYPHGVGGPKDEAASLRHLVAGAHKGESTAMYILAEAYAERSEGVQKDHALSIEWYRKSADAGFEPAAEELAQMYRTGEGAPLDLALADKYEKMAEELSYM; this comes from the exons ATGACTACAGACAGCTCACCACCCGTACCCGCTGCGTCGCTGGCCGACTCGAACGCGACGAATGTGGCGGCCCCGACCGGCGGGATGGCGGCGATCCTCGCGCACGACTTCACAGCCACGTACCCCGCCCCATACCCCAAGCTACAAATCTCGACGGACAACGGactccgcgtcgtcgcgacaGCCGAGCACCCACGCCCGTTCAGCAACGCGCTCGCagtcgacgcggacgcggccgcgtaccccgcgctcgtgctcctcgctgccgaggagctcgcgggcAGCCTG ATCGGCCTCAcgcccggcgacgacgggccgctgctcgccgagaagctcgcgatgcgcgccgcgaccgccggcCAGACGGACGGCTACGACCTGGTCGGGCGGCTCAACAGGACCGGCAACGCCTTTGGCCGGCTGcaccccgacgacgcgcgcctcagcttcgcggcgctcgcggccggcgccagcgcgggcgaccgcgcgtgcgccgcccGGTTCGCGCACAACGCGCACTACATGCTTCCTGGGACGCTGccgcccgacgaggcggacgcgacccaggccaaggccgcgcgcgtgctcgacgagctgctcgccgggggggcgccagacgccgagctcgcgttCTTAAAGGCCCAGATGCTGCGCGATGGCACGGGGTACGAAAAGGACTATGCTGCCGCGCGGCGCTTTGTCCAGATCGCCGCGGACGCGGgcagcgccgaggcagagCTCGAGCTGTATCGGTATCCccatggcgtcggcggcccaAAGGACGAAGCAGCGAGCCTGCGCCACCTCGTGGCTGGTGCGCACAAGGGCGAATCAACCGCCATGtacatcctcgccgaggcgtatgccgagcgcagcgagggcgtGCAGAAGGACCACGCGCTCAGTATCGAGTGGTACCGCAAGTCTGCGGACGCCGGGttcgagcccgccgccgaggagcttgctCAGATGTACCGCACGGGGGagggcgcgccgctcgacctcgcgctcgcggacaAGTACGAGAAGATGGCAGAGGAGCTGTCGTACATGTAG
- the qutD_4 gene encoding putative quinate permease, whose product MSNHSLESKKDTHELEYRGVLDADVAGHESAGIGGLFRNPKILGISALATLGGFLFGYDQGVVGNVLALQRFGADFPRVYMSASIKGWFVSTLLLGAWLGSLISGPVCDRLGRKRLIMYNTVLFLLGSALQTGAVSEGYLFGGRFVAGLSVGSLTHVVPMYLAELAPANLRGGLVALQQLSITLGILFSYWIAYGTSHIGGVRCSDLPYTGPLSNGEPTFDAYHDVPAGGCTGQKDMAWRIPVGIQMLPAVILGVGMFFMPYSPRWLVEVGRDDEAHSTLAWLRSLPPTAPSVMREFVEIKAEIMTVREIRAAHNRGKSGFSAFVQPYVELFSSKANFHRLAMGCLTMFYQQFIGCNAIIYYAPTIFAQLGLDPNTTSLLATGVYGITNTLFTLPAVFLLDRVGRRTLLMWGAVGCGISLIMVGSLIAAFGHDWPHHRAAGNAAIFFVYFYDVHFSYSWAPIGWVLPSEIFNLATRSTGVSITTSTTWMANFIIGVVSPLMLENLAHGGTYFFFTAFAILGFLTTYFFLPETRLKTLEEMDELFGAKTSIEDKEIAARTWKDVEDAELRKVAPSV is encoded by the exons atgtcgaaCCACTCCCTCGAGAGCAAGAAGGACACCCATGAGCTCGAGTACCGCGGCGTGctggacgccgacgtcgcgggcCACGAGTCGGCAGGCATCGGCGGCCTGTTCCGCAACCCCAAGAT CCTCGGcatctcggcgctcgcgaccCTCGGCGGCTTCCTGTTCGGCTACGACCAAGGCGTGGTGGGCAacgtcctcgcgctgcagcgcttcggcgccgacTTTCCGCGCGTCTACATGAGCGCGAGCATCAAGGGGTGGTTCGTGtccaccctcctccttggcgcaTGGCTCGGAAGCTTGATCTCCGGCCCCGTGTGCGACCGCCTCGGGAGGAAGCGGCTCATCATGTACAACACGGTCTTGTTCCTTCTCGGTTCGGCACTGCAGACTGGAGCTGTGAGCGAAGGCTACCTCTTTGGCGGGCGCTTCGTTGCCGGTCTGTCGGT CGGCTCGCTCACCCACGTCGTGCCAATGTAccttgccgagctggcgccggccaacctccgcggcggcctcgtcgccctccagCAGCTCAGCATCACCCTGGGCATCCTCTTCTCCT acTGGATCGCGTACGGCACCTCGCacatcggcggcgtgcgctgcTCCGACCTGCCCTACACTGGGCCTCTGTCCAATGGCGAGCCCACTTTCGACGCGTACCACGATGTCCCGGCAGGAGGCTGCACCGGGCAGAAGGACATGGCGTGGCGCATCCCCGTCGGCATCCAGATGCTGCCcgccgtcatcctcggcgtcggcatgtTCTTCATGCCATACTCGccccgctggctcgtcgaAGTGGGGCGCGACGATGAAGCCCACTCCACGCTCGCATGGCTCCGCTCCCTTCCGCCCACTGCGCCGTCCGTGATGCGCGAGTTTGTCGAGATCAAGGCCGAGATCATGACCGTGCGCGAGATCCGTGCTGCGCACAATCGTGGCAAGTCGGGCTTTTCAGCTTTCGTGCAGCCCTACGTCGAGCTGTTCTCGTCCAAGGCCAACTTCCACCGCCTTGCCATGG GCTGCCTCACCATGTTCTACCAGCAGTTTATCGGGTGCAACGCCATCATCTAC TACGCTCCCACCATcttcgcccagctcggcctcgaccccaacACCACGTCCCTCCTCGCAACCGGCGTGTACGGCATCACCAACACGCTCTTCACCCTCCCCGCCGTGTTCCTGCTTGACCGCGTTGGGCGGCGCACCCTCCTCATGTGGGGCGCCGTTGGGTGTGGCATCAGCCTCATCATGGTCGGCAGCCTGATTGCCGCGTTCGGACACGACTggccccaccaccgcgcgGCAGGCAACGCGGCCATCTTCTTCGTCTACTTCTACGACGTGCACTTTTCGTACTCGTGGGCACCGATCGGATGGGTCCTCCCGTCCGAAATCTTCAACCTCGCGACCCGCTCCACCGGTGTGTCGATCACCACATCGACGACGTGGATGGCAAACTTCATCATTGGCGTGGTATCGCCCCTCATGCTCGAGAACTTAGCTCATGGGGGTACGTATTTCTTTTTCACGGCGTTCGCGATTCTCGGGTTCTTGACGACCTACTTCTTCCTGCCCGAGACGCgcctcaagacgctcgaggagatggacgagCTGTTTGGCGCCAAGACGTCCATCGAGGACAAGGAAATTGCCGCCCGCACATGGAaggatgtcgaggacgccgagctccgtAAGGTTGCGCCGTCCGTGTga
- the vma-10 gene encoding V-type proton ATPase subunit G: MAANSQGIQTLLEAEKEASKVVAKARQYRVQKLKDARTEAAKEIESYKAQKEAEFKKFEADHTSQTSNSQSTIDSTTKEQLVTVDAQIDKNAEAAIKKIVNRVLLVEPKLHQNLKKVEA, from the exons ATG GCGGCCAACTCACAAGGCATCCAGACCCTCCTCGAGGCAGAGAAGGAGGCTTCAAAGGTCGTCGCAAAGGCCCGCCAGT ACCGTGTCCagaagctcaaggacgcCCGTACAGAGGCTGCCAAGGAGATCGAATCGTACAAGGCgcagaaggaggccgagTTCAAGAAGTTTGAGGCCGAC CACACCTCGCAGACCTCCAACTCGCAGTCGACGATCGACTCGACGACCAAGGAGCAGCTCGTGACGGTCGACGCGCAGATCGACAagaacgccgaggcggccatcaAGAAGATTGTCAaccgcgtcctcctcgtcgagcccaAGCTCCACCAGAAcctcaagaaggtcgaggcTTAG
- the acu-15_4 gene encoding Transcriptional activator protein acu-15: MSGGADGGAADDAAAASAVAAAAAGPSRAGSAAAASPSKAQAAPPKASKTCDNCRKRKIKCVDDERDATLPCVGCRNLQIDCTYDYVKKKPGRKNSFALAMKAQQNGQDRDRATNGGRDGVGPVRQSLLSSQRALHAPYPDQHRHAPTGRPFSANGVSSTPSGLQGLLDAADAYDHRTPSASSQNPGATPRSPFSSFGGGGVTNGGPALRQHPENGGLSWLDSITLDNFGNGLDFGFNLMDGISQFPSEQAQLLSLESPENLMSNSAAQASNSYTSAREPQLEDVTSWANISHYISLYLQYLWPLLPLVHRQTFAEGLATRLDLRDTDFRALLLSLVAFSISQLPTSRLVTDQFDVEGLKRLQRRCHRTSQALQRTYHGHVSLTQICIIIFDNFYLLSIGLAHTAAARLGQAVQLAFTLGLHSDAKTASLGLDSIEVQLRRRVFWQLYASDKTRAIPGNPMLINDFQGVCSFPEAIDDEYITSQGMFPQPPQRTSVLEGFVSVSKLFRILSECFFHHRCILSDLQTIGVEWTVAAEERVHVVLAELPGAIQDPTTVLNEANRQVFATQRANILITAAIVKFALYDLRSALHIDDERLIRDRKAIAREIHSMLMSIPVEDLASNGESVRGKVFHIACALCGQAGSPGTDTDLVRDWCDMFSAITFVQMPPPADATMDSRANSPPPAMSVDAAPSS; encoded by the exons ATGTCCGGAGGAGCAGACGGGGGCGCAGcagacgacgccgcagccgcatccgccgttgccgccgccgccgcggggccATCTCgtgccggctcggcggcggccgcctcgccgtccaagGCTCAAGCCGCACCTCCAAAGGCCAGCAAGACGTGCGACAACTgccgcaagcgcaag ATAAAGTGCGTAGACGACgaacgcgacgcgacgctgcccTGCGTCGGTTGTCGCAACTTACAGATCGACTGCACATACGACTATGTCAAGAAGAAGCCCGGACGAAAGAACTC ctTTGCGCTGGCCATGAAAGCCCAGCAGAATGGGCAGGACCGTGACCGAGCCACCAACGggggccgcgacggcgtcggacCGGTGCGCCAGTCACTGCTGTCCAGCCAGCGGGCGCTGCATGCGCCCTACCCCGACCAGCACCGACACGCGCCCACCGGGCGCCCGTTCTCAGCGAACGGCGtcagctcgacgccctcgggGCTGCAGGGGCTGCtggatgccgccgacgcgtaCGACCACcggacgccgtcggcgtcgtcgcagAACCCGGGCGCGACGCCCCGCAGCCCATTCAGCTCGtttggcggcggaggcgtcACGAACGGAGGCCCGGCCCTCCGCCAGCACCCCGAGAACGGCGGCCTGAGCTGGCTCGACTCGATCACGCTCGACAACTTTGGCAACGGCCTAGACTTTGGCTTCAACCTCATGGACGGTATTAGCCAGTTCCCGTccgagcaggcgcagctCTTGTCGCTCGAGTCACCGGAGAACTTGATGTCCAACTCGGCGGCACAGGCGTCGAACAGCTACACGTCGGCGCGTGAGCCacagctcgaggacgtcaCGTCGTGGGCCAACATTTCGCATTACATCTCGCTGTACTTGCAGTACCTCTGGCCCCTGTTGCCCCTCGTCCACCGGCAGACGTTTGCGGAGGGACTCGCCACGAGGTTGGACCTCCGGGACACCGACTtccgcgcgctgctgctcagCCTCGTCGCGTTCAGCATCTCGCAGCTGCCGACGTCCAGACTCGTGACGGACCAGTTCGACGTCGAGGGACTAAAGCGTCTGCAGAGGAGGTGCCATCGCACAAGTCAGGCACTGCAGCGGACATACCATGGCCATGTGTCGCTGACTCAGATTTGTATAATTATTTT CGACAACTTTTACCTTCTCTCTATCGGCTTGGCgcacacggcggcggcgcgactcgGTCAAGCTGTACAGCTTGCCTTTACACTCGGCCTGCACAGTGACGCCAAGACGGCGTCGCTCGGTCTCGACTCGATCGAGGTGCagctgcggcgtcgcgtcTTCTGGCAGCTGTATGCCAGCGACAAGACGCGCGCGATCCCAGGCAACCCGATGCTTATCAACGACTTTCAAGGCGTGTGTTCGTTCCCCGaggccatcgacgacgagtacatCACCTCGCAGGGCATGTTCCCGCAGCCTCCGCAGCGAACGTCGGTGCTCGAGGGCTTCGTGTCAGTCTCCAAGCTCTTCCGCATCCTCTCAGAGTGCTTCTTCCACCACCGGTGTATCCTGTCCGACCTGCAAACCATTGGGGTGGAGTGGAccgtggccgccgaggagagAGTGCatgtcgtgctcgccgagcttcCCGGCGCCATCCAGGACCCGACGACGGTGCTGAACGAGGCGAACCGGCAGGTGTTTGCGACACAGCGAGCCAACATTCTCATCACTGCGGCGATCGTCAAGTTTGCTCTG TATGACCTCCGCTCCGCGCTGCACATTGACGACGAACGCCTCATCCGTGACCGCAAAGCCATCGCACGTGAGATCCACTCGATGCTCATGAGCATCCCCGTCGAGGACTTGGCCTCCAACGGCGAGTCGGTCCGCGGCAAGGTGTTCCACATTGCGTGCGCGCTTTGCGGCCAGGCGGGGTCGCCGGGGACCGACACGGATCTCGTGCGAGACTGGTGTGATATG TTCTCGGCTATTACCTTCGTCcagatgccgccgccggccgacgcgacgatgGACAGCCGGGCCaactcgccgcccccggccATGTCGGTtgacgcggcgccgtcgagctga
- the SYMPK gene encoding Symplekin yields MSLYADEDIDLYAGAGAGAPSAPADPLQALAQALSSEAETRAQADALVAAGSRFEEHPDKLPDLCTKILPMVVDGTDTLLRAWTLEMLALAVGRASLRGEVKLEVAQSSLKSLNHLLHVSSVATIRAVIPILSTVYPMLFRYLATANMSASGLNDEFQSAKARILSFVLDPHAMPQSVGIKAAAWKFVQKVLMVGVRASVDPRLAARSTDVSVALIQPGSPLNAAKVEEEATQLKTELVTQLYTQNDPAVLHPIINTFPQLVKTRPALAPLIVSSVTSWTPAAMEEARRPPMQIHAVEKTLRSVMGHIAKYQPLVGFSAQLHEALAKQKHRMELAWQADAEARRARRARIASGAHKHPLEPEAESSAGPSKRARLEVMPGTGDGRSGALVDVSKLPLPPVVDAVMAGLAAVTDEFLNRAFENARQAIINEDPEAITILTQSLFKEGELKVEDDEVINPLDVDLEDDDDFVPDLEPEVEENVTIADFRLPPPEPLPVDEKNGIVDVAVKRIWDSGSELSHLADLKVSDGPRSAVQPKEMWMLLLARLSSRGREDKRQLIGEFVAKDFGMRSKFATVWLNEEWLAKRRGDENQYEAGLMAILTAYIPTLEAKDLSLTQFLLGLPELPPAAIDALEPLCEDHDRMIVGYRSLRELAEARPPLRDRTSATLLQLCTHTDPKIRITAITTVRRWVPNTAMSERVVAYALGVLRRLTEYKEEVKEEVKEEGGEAKEGEEAKEGEEAAASKEPESSVDVKMEEAAPATTTEGDDQPVIESKFLTTVTKENISQYVELAFALARREQGILDDIFQLYPKLPATIQDIVEEKLTPLIRSLGPTQKLLDILRNFPEGADKLALRVVTTLSAEGSGPLLVHVIRTLMSERELDARFIIPVIGELDKGEIESQIPRIVSLLEQPDTRDVVRTAFASALQKMTPADLLVCLHQEEAGLKPTMDAIGICFSMTTVFRSDVLANAMQRIVDQPTPIPVIFVRTIIQAVTTYKSLIPFVANNVVPKLVAKRVWEQPKLWDGFVRLLRPLGQATFNALLQMPVERIHEVVEKQPTLRAPLKTFLSNKPAARAQLAQIFGDA; encoded by the exons ATGTCCCTCTACGCTGACGAGGACATTGACCTctacgccggcgccggcgccggcgcgccctcggcgcccgccgacccgctccaggcgctcgcgcaggcccTGTCGTCCGAGGCAGAGACGCGCGCTCAGGCCGAcgctctcgtcgctgccggcaGCCGCTTCGAGGAGCACCCCGACAAGCTCCCAGACCTGTGCACCAAGATCTTGCCAatggtcgtcgacggcaccGACACGCTCCTCCGCGCCTGGACGCTCGAGATGCTCGCGCTAGCTGTGGGCCGCGCCTCCCTTCGCGGAGAAGTCAAGCTCGAGG TTGCTCAGTCGTCGTTGAAGTCGCTCAACCATCTGCTGCACGTCAGCTCGGTCGCGACGATTCGTGCGGTTATCCCAATTCTGAGCACCGTCTACCCGATGCTCTTCCGCTACCT cgcgacggccaaCATGTCCGCTTCGGGGCTGAACGACGAGTTCCAGAGTGCAAAGGCGCGAATCCTGTCCTTCGTCCTCGACCCGCATGCCATGCCGCAGAGCGTGGGTATCAAGGCGGCCGCTTGGAAGTTTGTCCAGAAAGTGTTGATGGTCGGAGTTCGCGCCTCGGTGGACCCAAGG CTGGCAGCTCGCTCAACAGATGTCAGCGTGGCGCTCATCCAGCCTGGCTCGCCTCTGAAcgcggccaaggtcgaggaagaggcgaCTCAGCTCAAAACCGAGCTCGTGACGCAGCTCTACACGCAGAACGACCCGGCCGTCCTGCATCCCATTATCAACACCTTCCCTCAGCTGGTGAAGACGCGTCCTGCACTCGCACCGCTCATTGTCTCCTCGGTGACATCGTGGACTCCAGCAGCGATGGAAGAggctcgacgaccaccgATGCAGATTCACGCCGTGGAGAAGACGCTTCGTTCCGTTATGGGCCACATTGCAAAGTACCAGCCACTGGTTGGTTTCTCTGCTCAGTTGCACGAGGCACTCGCCAAGCAAAAGCACCGTATGGAATTGGCCTGGCAGGCGGACGCGGaagctcgacgtgctcgccgagccaggATAGCCTCCGGCGCCCACAAGCACCCTCtggagcccgaggccgagtcgagtGCCGGACCATCAAaacgcgcgcgcctcgaggtcaTGCCTGGTACAGGAGATGGCCGGAGTGGCGCCCTGGTGGACGTGTCAAAGTTGCCTCTACCACCTGTGGTCGACGCGGTCATGGCGGGTCTCGCTGCAGTGACAGACGAGTTCCTGAACCGCGCATTCGAAAACGCAAGGCAGGCGATCATCAACGAGGACCCAGAGGCTATCACTATTCTGACGCAATCCCTGttcaaggagggcgagctcaaggtggaggacgacgaggtcatcaaCCCACTGGACGTGGACTTGGAAGATGACGATGACTTTGTG CCGGATCtggagcccgaggtcgaggagaaTGTCACGATCGCCGACTTCCGCTTGCCTCCACCGGAGCCATTGCCAGTGGACGAAAAGAACGGCATAGTGGACGTTGCCGTCAAGCGGATATGGGACAGCGGATCAGAGCTTTCGCACCTGGCCGATCTCAAGGTTTCGGATGGCCCACGATCGGCAGTGCAGCCAAAGGAAATGTGGATGCTCTTGCTGGCGCGGTTGTCATCTCGTGGACGCGAGGACAAGCGCCAGCTCATTGGCGAGTTTGTCGCCAAGGACTTTGGCATGAGGTCCAAGTTTGCGACCGTGTGGCTCAACGAGGAGTGGCTGGCCaagcgacgaggcgacgagaACCAGTACGAGGCCGGGCTGATGGCCATTCTTACGGCGTACATCCCGACACTTGAGGCCAAGGACCTGTCTCTCACCCagttcctcctcggcctgcccgagctgccgccggcagccATCGATGCGCTCGAGCCTCTTTGCGAAGACCACGACCGCATGATTGTCGGATACCGCTCGCTCcgtgagctcgccgaggcacGACCTCCGCTTCGCGACCGCACCTCTGCGACATTGCTACAGTTGTGTACGCACACCGACCCCAAGATCCGTATCACCGCCATCACGACTGTGCGACGATGGGTCCCGAACACTGCCATGTCCGAGAGGGTCGTGGCCTACGCATTGGGAGTGCTGCGCCGCTTGACAGAGTACAAGGAGGAGGTGAAGGAGGAAGTGAAGGAAGAGGGAGGAGAGGCAaaggagggtgaggaggcaaaggagggcgaggaggctgctGCGAGCAAGGAGCCAGAGTCGTCGGTCGACGTCAAGATGGAGGAGGCCGCTCCAGCGACTACAACTGAGGGCGACGACCAGCCAGTGATCGAGTCCAAGTTCCTCACCACGGTGACAAAGGAGAACATCTCGCAGTATGTCGAACTCGCCTTTGCTCTCGCGCGCAGAGAGCAGGGgatcctcgacgacatcttCCAGCTGTACCCCAAGCTGCCAGCGACTATCCaggacattgtcgaggagAAGCTCACCCCGCTCATCCGGTCACTTGGTCCGACACAAAAGCTGCTCGATATTCTGCGCAACTTCCCCGAGGGTgccgacaagctcgcgctgcgTGTGGTCACGACGCTGTCTGCAGAGGGATCAGGCCCGCTCCTGGTTCATGTTATCCGTACGCTCATGTCGGAGCGCGAACTGGACGCGAGATTCATCATCCCGGTCATTGGCGAGTTGGACAAGGGCGAGATCGAGAGCCAGATCCCCCGCATCGTGTCGCTGTTGGAGCAGCCCGacacgcgcgacgtcgtgcgcaCGGCATTTGCCTCAGCGCTGCAGAAGATGACGCCGGCGGATCTGTTGGTGTGCTTGCACCAGGAGGAGGCTGGTTTGAAGCCAACCATGGATG CCATTGGTATCTGCTTCTCAATGACGACCGTGTTCCGCtccgacgtgctcgccaaTGCCATGCAGCGCATTGTCGACCAGCCGACACCGATTCCGGTCATCTTTGTCCGCACAATCATCCAGGCGGTGACGACGTACAAGTCTCTCATTCCATTCGTCGCCAACAACGTGGTGCCCAAGCTCGTGGCCAAGCGGGTGTGGGAGCAGCCCAAGCTGTGGGACGGCTTTGTGCGACTCTTGCGACCTCTCGGACAAGCGACGTTCAACGCCCTGCTGCAGATGCCTGTGGAGCGGATCCACGAAGTGGTCGAAAAGCAGCCGACGCTACGTGCCCCGCTCAAGACTTTCCTCTCCAACAagccggcggcacgggcgcAGCTTGCCCAGATCTTTGGGGATGCCTAG
- the mtr_29 gene encoding N amino acid transport system protein yields MSAFTENSPKPPLLPAAGSTGSDSSVDGAAPRDVEKAAGEPDHAEDAVFGKLEGGKALDYRAVGAKGAFVLLVKVNLGLGVLGLPHAFGVLGLVPGILCILVIQTIFCYCALMIGRFKIAHPQVYTVSDAAAVFGGRWAKEFWFFALNLQMIFFVAAACVGVSTALNAVSAHGACTAIFIAVAGVLAFLFGSIPTLGAITWIGWAGLASILAAVFTVTVATGVQSRPSLAPATGPFDKNVKMFGDATFAQAMAAINQILFAYGSTPMFFGIASEMREPRKFTHSMVASIGFLTTVYLVVGVVVYHYCGQYVASPSLGSAGPLLKKICYGIAIPGLLASMTLFTHMASKNIFVRALAGSRHLAANTPTHWAAWLGITAGCALIGYVIASAIPIFDSLISIIGALVVPTLSVIPYTFMWWHDNYRYVPAGQRTLRKHLHFALNIVILAIAFFLTAAGTYGAVDDLINTTNNSGPWTCHDNSGTVKD; encoded by the exons atgtcTGCGTTTACAGAGAACAGCCCAAAACCGCCTCTGCTgcccgccgctggctcgacCGGCTCCGACTCGTCagtggacggcgcggcgccgcgcgacgtcgagaaggccgcgggcgagccagatcacgccgaggacgccgtgttcggcaagctcgagggtggcaaggcgctcgactACAGGGCT GTCGGCGCAAAAGGCGCGttcgtgctcctcgtcaaggTCAACCTAGGCCTTGGTGTCCTGGGCCTCCCGCACGCgttcggcgtgctcggcctggTCCCAGGCATCCTGTGTATCCTCGTGATCCAGACCATCTTCTGCT ACTGCGCGCTCATGATCGGCCGCTTCAAGATCGCCCACCCGCAGGTATACACCGTGtctgacgccgccgccgtgttcGGCGGGCGCTGGGCCAAGGAGTTCTGGTTCTTCGCGCTCAACCTGC AGATGATCTTCttcgtcgcggcggcctgcgtcggcgtgagcacggcgctcaacgccgtgTCCGCGCACGGCGCCTGCACGGCCAtcttcatcgccgtcgcgggcgtCCTCGCGTTCCTCTTCGGCTCGATCCCCACCCTCGGAGCCATCACGTGGATCgggtgggctgggctcgcgtccatcctcgccgcggtGTTTACTGTGACTGTCGCGACGGGCGTGCAGTCCCGGCCCAGTCTCGCGCCAGCCACTGGGCCGTTTGACAAGAACGTGAAGATGTTTGGCGACGCGACCTTCGCGCAGGCCATGGCGGCCATCAACCAGATCTTGTTCGCGTACGGGTCTACCCCGATGTT CTTCGGCATCGCATCCGAGATGCGCGAACCACGCAAGTTCACCCACTCGATGGTCGCGTCCATCGGCTTCCTCACCACGGTgtacctcgtcgtcggcgtggtcgtgtACCACTACTGCGGGCAGTACGTCGCCAGCCCGTCCCTCGGGTCGGCCGGGCCGCTGCTCAAGAAGATCTGCTACGGGATCGCCATCCCGGGTCTGCTGGCGTCCATGACGCTGTTTACACAC ATGGCCTCGAAGAACATCTTtgtccgcgcgctcgccggctcgcGCCACCTGGCGGCCAATACGCCGACCCACTGGGCCGCGTGGCTCGGCATCACGGCCGGGTGCGCGCTGATCGGGTACGTGATCGCGTCCGCGATCCCCATCTTCGACAGCCTCATCAGCATCAttggcgcgctcgtcgtgcccACGCTCTCGGTGATCCCGTACACCTTCATGTGGTGGCACGACAACTACCGCTACGTGCCGGCCGGGCAGCGGACGCTGCGCAAGCACCTCCACTTTGCGCTCAACAtcgtcatcctcgccatcgccttCTTCCTCACTGCTGCAGGCACAtacggcgccgtcgacgacctcatcaACACGACCAACAACTCGGGCCCGTGGACCTGCCACGACAACTCGGGCACCGTCAAGGACTAG